One Loxodonta africana isolate mLoxAfr1 chromosome 8, mLoxAfr1.hap2, whole genome shotgun sequence DNA window includes the following coding sequences:
- the LOC100661382 gene encoding trypsin-like isoform X2 has product MKALIFLALLETAVAFTTDDDDKIVGGYTCQKNSLPYQVSLNSGGNHFCGGVLITDQWVVSAAHCYKPQIQVRLGEHNIAVLEGKEQFINSAKVIPHPKYNLAAIDNDIMLIKLSSPATINSQVSTVSLPTSCAAAHSQCLISGWGNTESSGSNYPDLLQCLNAPILSDSVCRSAYPGKITSNMICLGFLEGGKDSCQEDSGGPVVCNGELQGIVSWGNGCALKGKPGVYTKVYNYVSWIQQTIAAN; this is encoded by the exons ATGAAGGCCTTAATCTTCCTCGCTCTCCTGGAAACTGCTG TTGCTTTCACCACTGATGATGATGACAAGATTGTTGGGGGCTACACCTGTCAGAAGAATTCCCTCCCCTACCAGGTGTCCCTGAACTCAGGGGGCAATCACTTCTGTGGTGGCGTCCTCATCACTGACCAGTGGGTGGTGTCCGCAGCTCACTGCTACAAGCC CCAAATCCAGGTGCGTCTGGGAGAACACAATATCGCGGTCCTTGAGGGCAAAGAGCAGTTCATTAACTCGGCCAAGGTCATCCCCCACCCCAAGTACAACTTAGCCGCCATCGATAATGACATCATGCTGATTAAACTGAGCTCCCCTGCTACCATcaactctcaagtgtccacagtCTCTCTGCCAACGTCCTGCGCTGCTGCCCACTCCCAGTGCCTCATCTCTGGCTGGGGCAATACTGAAAGCAGTGGAT CCAACTACCCAGACCTCTTGCAGTGTCTGAACGCCCCCATCCTCTCTGACAGTGTCTGCCGCAGTGCCTACCCAGGCAAGATCACCAGCAACATGATTTGTCTGGGCTTCCTGGAGGGTGGCAAGGACTCTTGCCAG GAGGACTCTGGTGGCCCTGTGGTCTGCAACGGAGAGCTTCAGGGCATTGTCTCCTGGGGCAATGGCTGTGCTCTGAAAGGCAAACCCGGTGTCTACACCAAGGTCTACAACTATGTGAGCTGGATTCAGCAGACAATCGCTGCCAACTAG
- the LOC100661382 gene encoding trypsin-like isoform X1 produces the protein MKAFIILTLLGAAVAFTTDDDDKIVGGYTCQKNSLPYQVSLNSGGNHFCGGVLITDQWVVSAAHCYKPQIQVRLGEHNIAVLEGKEQFINSAKVIPHPKYNLAAIDNDIMLIKLSSPATINSQVSTVSLPTSCAAAHSQCLISGWGNTESSGSNYPDLLQCLNAPILSDSVCRSAYPGKITSNMICLGFLEGGKDSCQEDSGGPVVCNGELQGIVSWGNGCALKGKPGVYTKVYNYVSWIQQTIAAN, from the exons ATGAAGGCCTTCATCATCCTCACTCTCctgggagctgctg TTGCTTTCACCACTGATGATGATGACAAGATTGTTGGGGGCTACACCTGTCAGAAGAATTCCCTCCCCTACCAGGTGTCCCTGAACTCAGGGGGCAATCACTTCTGTGGTGGCGTCCTCATCACTGACCAGTGGGTGGTGTCCGCAGCTCACTGCTACAAGCC CCAAATCCAGGTGCGTCTGGGAGAACACAATATCGCGGTCCTTGAGGGCAAAGAGCAGTTCATTAACTCGGCCAAGGTCATCCCCCACCCCAAGTACAACTTAGCCGCCATCGATAATGACATCATGCTGATTAAACTGAGCTCCCCTGCTACCATcaactctcaagtgtccacagtCTCTCTGCCAACGTCCTGCGCTGCTGCCCACTCCCAGTGCCTCATCTCTGGCTGGGGCAATACTGAAAGCAGTGGAT CCAACTACCCAGACCTCTTGCAGTGTCTGAACGCCCCCATCCTCTCTGACAGTGTCTGCCGCAGTGCCTACCCAGGCAAGATCACCAGCAACATGATTTGTCTGGGCTTCCTGGAGGGTGGCAAGGACTCTTGCCAG GAGGACTCTGGTGGCCCTGTGGTCTGCAACGGAGAGCTTCAGGGCATTGTCTCCTGGGGCAATGGCTGTGCTCTGAAAGGCAAACCCGGTGTCTACACCAAGGTCTACAACTATGTGAGCTGGATTCAGCAGACAATCGCTGCCAACTAG